A part of Thermococcus sp. LS1 genomic DNA contains:
- a CDS encoding ATP-dependent Clp protease proteolytic subunit, which translates to MSDATTGFFGSLLWWLFFLYLLLWPQMQYRGLQMARARILQRLSKKRGSTVITMIHRQESVGLFGIPFYKFISIEDSEEILRAIRMAPKDKPIDLIIHTPGGLVLAATQIARALKDHPAETRVIVPHYAMSGGTLIALAADKIIMDPHAVLGPVDPQLGQYPGPSIVRAVEKKGVDKVDDQTLILADVAEKAIKQVRDLVFDLLKDRYGEEKAKELAQILTEGRWTHDYPITYETAKELGLHVETGVPEEVYALMELYKQPMKQRGTVEFMPYTPRGENP; encoded by the coding sequence ATGAGCGACGCGACTACCGGATTCTTCGGCTCACTCCTGTGGTGGCTGTTCTTCCTCTACCTGCTCCTCTGGCCCCAGATGCAGTACAGGGGGCTGCAGATGGCAAGGGCGAGAATACTACAGAGGCTCTCCAAAAAACGCGGCTCAACGGTCATAACAATGATCCACAGACAGGAGAGCGTTGGACTCTTCGGAATCCCCTTCTACAAGTTCATCAGCATCGAGGACAGCGAGGAAATTCTCAGGGCCATCAGGATGGCGCCGAAGGACAAGCCAATTGACCTGATAATTCACACTCCAGGAGGCCTCGTGCTGGCAGCAACCCAGATAGCGAGAGCTCTAAAGGATCACCCGGCGGAGACAAGAGTCATAGTACCCCACTACGCAATGAGCGGCGGAACGCTCATAGCGCTCGCGGCGGACAAAATAATAATGGATCCACACGCGGTTCTCGGACCGGTTGACCCACAGCTTGGCCAGTACCCAGGACCGAGCATAGTTCGGGCCGTCGAGAAGAAGGGCGTCGACAAGGTCGACGACCAGACGTTAATCCTGGCGGACGTTGCCGAGAAGGCCATAAAGCAGGTCAGAGACCTTGTCTTCGATCTCCTGAAAGACCGCTACGGCGAGGAGAAGGCTAAAGAACTTGCCCAGATACTGACCGAGGGCAGGTGGACTCACGACTACCCGATAACCTACGAGACCGCTAAGGAGCTCGGTCTCCACGTCGAGACTGGCGTTCCTGAGGAAGTGTACGCCCTCATGGAGCTCTACAAGCAGCCAATGAAGCAGAGAGGCACAGTCGAGTTTATGCCGTACACTCCTAGGGGTGAGAACCCCTGA
- a CDS encoding coiled-coil protein, with the protein MQVKVDPEEIKRIKREIEALEKERNEIRAKLEELEKELQIWIQKRDEKNNEVKQLRQKGREYKAKRDEINQQIQELKKNREEINAKLDLLYQEILEYRTKRDEYNQLRRLKMPPEKIQERIEKLEWELQTNPNITPEREKQIVDQIQVLATELEIIQQAERFHNKLVETRKKVDQLKKARRAISMEIQKLANQSQQFHEQMIKAFNQADEVKKEADEYHQKVVELREKIREVRKELREIERKIREYDEKHKELIAYRLVARMRAKKDASFEKAVEALEKFKRGEKLTLDELLLLQRYNLV; encoded by the coding sequence ATGCAAGTGAAAGTGGACCCAGAGGAAATTAAGAGGATCAAGAGGGAGATTGAGGCCCTGGAAAAAGAGAGAAACGAGATAAGGGCCAAACTTGAGGAGCTCGAAAAAGAGCTTCAAATCTGGATTCAGAAACGGGATGAGAAGAATAACGAGGTAAAACAGCTCCGCCAAAAGGGCAGGGAGTATAAAGCCAAAAGAGATGAAATCAATCAGCAGATTCAGGAGCTGAAGAAGAACCGCGAGGAGATCAACGCGAAGCTTGACCTCCTCTATCAGGAGATACTCGAGTACAGGACCAAGAGGGACGAGTACAACCAGCTCAGAAGGCTTAAGATGCCGCCCGAGAAGATACAGGAGCGCATAGAGAAGCTCGAATGGGAGCTCCAGACCAACCCGAACATAACCCCAGAGCGCGAGAAGCAAATCGTCGACCAGATTCAGGTTCTCGCAACCGAGCTCGAGATAATCCAGCAGGCCGAGAGGTTCCACAACAAGCTCGTCGAGACCAGGAAGAAGGTCGACCAGCTCAAGAAGGCAAGGAGAGCCATCAGCATGGAGATCCAGAAGCTCGCCAACCAGAGCCAGCAGTTCCACGAGCAGATGATAAAGGCCTTCAACCAGGCTGACGAGGTCAAGAAGGAGGCCGACGAGTACCATCAGAAGGTCGTCGAGCTCCGCGAAAAGATCAGGGAAGTCAGGAAGGAGCTCCGCGAGATCGAGAGGAAGATAAGGGAGTACGACGAGAAGCACAAGGAGCTCATTGCCTACAGGCTCGTCGCCAGGATGCGCGCCAAGAAGGACGCCAGCTTCGAGAAGGCAGTTGAGGCACTCGAGAAGTTCAAGCGCGGCGAGAAGCTCACGCTGGACGAGCTGCTGCTCCTCCAGAGGTACAACCTCGTCTGA
- the arcS gene encoding archaeosine synthase subunit alpha translates to MEVLRHEGPGRLGLVRLGEYSFRTPALAGIDFTISPFNSFFHPKEPGDYDFNLAPAIPLGFYTPDEVIQKAIGRLWSINYEGFNAFYLPALRRMEYLPEFFKIIERYGFEAVYLGNSKILVREYRYFVRILRELRERFPNIMIIADLEPFFYPLAVYLGVDAFDTRSLKLYDFEGKAFTQYSPFIWREGENSLDFARETILLVRKALEEGKLRYLVENFFPTQYNAGILRIADLEHGDYLEKYTPIQKETVYFISDASIRRPEVKRWHSRVVERFVPPENTELLLLFPCSAKKPYSFSRSHTLYRKAVKEALGSGIAKVHELILTSPFGVVPREWEWLAKYDIVVTGHWSEEEIKPAAELLAKTLEKYPKDVPIIAHLDEAYVEIAKIAAEMTGREIIFTRVENGTTSKESLRSLTETLREFKLEGTKEDRTYRYFEGIRKVFDFYFGIGAGEAVLPDKGQVKGSKMLRLFVDGQQTGTYKDGVISVTPFGMQRIYDATKSYWVKIDFDLRGDVFAVGVGEADEKIRPDDIVGIVRDEKVVGVGKAVLSGEEMVRAKKGVAVKVRKRA, encoded by the coding sequence ATGGAGGTACTCAGGCACGAAGGGCCTGGAAGGCTGGGCCTCGTAAGGCTGGGGGAGTACTCCTTCAGAACTCCAGCTTTGGCAGGGATAGATTTTACTATCTCCCCGTTCAATTCCTTCTTCCACCCCAAAGAGCCGGGTGATTATGACTTCAACCTTGCCCCGGCAATACCTCTCGGCTTCTACACGCCGGACGAGGTTATCCAGAAGGCCATAGGAAGGCTCTGGAGCATAAATTATGAAGGATTCAACGCGTTCTATCTGCCTGCACTCCGCCGGATGGAATACCTCCCCGAGTTCTTCAAAATAATCGAGCGCTATGGCTTTGAGGCAGTCTACCTCGGCAACTCAAAGATTCTGGTCAGGGAGTACCGCTACTTCGTGAGAATTTTAAGGGAACTCCGCGAGAGGTTTCCGAACATCATGATAATTGCCGATTTGGAGCCATTCTTCTATCCGCTGGCAGTTTACCTCGGTGTTGATGCCTTTGACACCCGCTCGCTCAAGCTCTACGACTTTGAGGGCAAGGCCTTCACTCAGTACAGCCCCTTCATCTGGAGGGAAGGCGAGAACTCTCTTGACTTCGCCCGTGAGACAATCCTTCTCGTCAGAAAGGCCCTCGAAGAAGGAAAGCTCCGCTATCTGGTTGAGAACTTCTTCCCGACGCAGTACAACGCTGGCATTCTCAGAATAGCCGACCTAGAGCACGGCGATTACCTCGAAAAATACACGCCGATCCAGAAGGAGACGGTCTACTTCATCAGCGACGCCTCGATAAGGAGACCTGAAGTGAAGCGCTGGCACTCCCGCGTGGTTGAGCGCTTCGTCCCGCCGGAAAACACCGAGCTACTTCTCCTCTTCCCCTGCTCGGCCAAGAAGCCCTATTCATTCTCGCGCTCCCACACGCTCTACCGCAAAGCTGTGAAAGAGGCGCTCGGCTCTGGCATTGCCAAAGTCCACGAGCTTATCCTTACCTCACCCTTCGGCGTCGTCCCGAGAGAGTGGGAGTGGCTGGCTAAGTACGACATAGTCGTCACCGGCCACTGGAGTGAGGAAGAGATTAAACCAGCGGCAGAACTCCTCGCGAAGACGCTGGAGAAGTACCCGAAGGACGTTCCGATAATAGCTCACCTCGACGAGGCCTACGTCGAGATAGCCAAGATAGCCGCTGAAATGACAGGCAGGGAGATAATCTTCACCCGTGTTGAGAACGGGACCACGAGCAAGGAGAGTCTCAGGTCACTGACTGAAACCCTCAGGGAGTTCAAGCTTGAGGGAACCAAGGAGGATAGGACATACCGCTACTTCGAGGGCATAAGGAAGGTCTTTGACTTCTATTTTGGTATTGGCGCTGGAGAAGCCGTCCTGCCGGATAAAGGCCAGGTTAAGGGCTCCAAGATGCTTCGCCTCTTCGTCGACGGCCAGCAGACGGGAACTTACAAGGACGGCGTGATAAGCGTGACGCCCTTCGGCATGCAGAGGATTTATGATGCAACCAAGTCCTACTGGGTGAAGATAGACTTCGACCTTCGCGGTGATGTCTTCGCAGTGGGTGTTGGCGAAG
- the arcC gene encoding carbamate kinase, with the protein MKRVVIALGGNAILQRGQKGTYEEQMSNVMKTAKQIVDIILDGDYEVVITHGNGPQVGALLLHMDAGQQLHGIPAQPMDVAGAMTQGQIGYMIQQAIRNELKRRGVERPVATIVTQTLVDKNDPAFQNPSKPVGPFYDEETAKRLAKEKGWVVIEDSGRGWRRVVPSPDPIGHVEAPVIQDLVEKGFIVIASGGGGVPVIEEDGMLKGVEAVIDKDLAGEKLAEEVNADIFMILTDVNGAAINYGKPDERWLEKVTVEELKRYYNEGHFKKGSMGPKVLAAIRFVEWGGERAVIAALDKAVEALEGKTGTQVIKG; encoded by the coding sequence ATGAAGAGGGTAGTCATAGCTCTCGGCGGGAACGCGATTCTTCAGCGAGGTCAAAAGGGCACTTACGAGGAGCAGATGAGCAATGTTATGAAAACTGCCAAGCAGATAGTCGATATAATCCTCGATGGCGATTATGAGGTTGTAATCACCCATGGAAACGGCCCCCAGGTCGGTGCCCTTCTCCTCCATATGGATGCTGGGCAGCAGCTTCACGGCATCCCAGCCCAGCCCATGGACGTTGCCGGAGCGATGACTCAGGGCCAGATAGGATACATGATCCAGCAGGCGATAAGAAACGAGCTGAAGAGGAGGGGCGTTGAGCGACCAGTTGCGACTATAGTCACCCAGACGCTCGTTGACAAAAACGACCCGGCTTTCCAGAACCCGAGCAAGCCGGTCGGCCCGTTCTACGACGAGGAGACGGCAAAGAGGCTCGCGAAGGAGAAGGGCTGGGTCGTGATTGAGGACTCCGGCAGGGGCTGGAGGCGCGTTGTGCCGAGTCCGGATCCAATAGGTCACGTCGAGGCCCCAGTGATTCAGGATCTAGTTGAGAAGGGATTCATAGTCATAGCCAGCGGCGGCGGTGGCGTTCCCGTTATCGAGGAGGACGGAATGCTCAAGGGAGTTGAGGCCGTCATAGACAAAGACCTTGCCGGAGAGAAGCTCGCAGAAGAGGTAAACGCCGACATCTTCATGATTCTAACCGACGTGAACGGTGCGGCGATAAACTACGGAAAGCCCGACGAGAGGTGGCTCGAGAAAGTCACCGTCGAAGAGCTCAAGCGCTACTATAATGAGGGCCACTTCAAGAAGGGCAGCATGGGGCCAAAGGTTCTCGCCGCCATACGTTTTGTCGAATGGGGCGGCGAGAGGGCGGTTATAGCCGCGCTGGATAAGGCCGTGGAAGCGCTCGAAGGCAAAACCGGGACTCAGGTCATAAAGGGCTGA